In the Sus scrofa isolate TJ Tabasco breed Duroc chromosome 6, Sscrofa11.1, whole genome shotgun sequence genome, one interval contains:
- the TMEM240 gene encoding transmembrane protein 240 isoform X2 translates to MSMSANTMIFMILGASIVMAIACLMDMNALLDRFHNYILPHLRGEDRVCHCDCGRHHVHYVIPYDGDQSVVDASENYFVTDNVTKQEIDLMLGLLLGFCISWFLVWMDGVLHCAVRAWRAGRRYDGSWTWLPKLCSLRELGRRPHRPFEEAAGNMVHVKQKLYHNGHPSPRHL, encoded by the exons aTGTCCATGAGTGCGAACACCATGATCTTCATGATTCTGGGGGCGTCGATCGTGATG GCCATCGCGTGCTTGATGGACATGAACGCGCTGCTGGACCGATTCCACAACTACATCCTCCCGCACCTGCGGGGCGAGGACCGCGTCTGCCACTGCGACTGCGGCCG GCACCACGTCCACTACGTGATCCCGTACGACGGGGACCAGTCTGTGGTGGACGCCTCGGAGAACTACTTCGTGACAGACAACGTCACCAAGCAGGAGATCGACCTCatgctggggctgctgctgggcTTCTGCATCAGCTGGTTCCTGGTGTGGATGGATGGCGTCCTGCACTGCGCGGTGCGCGCCTGGAGGGCCGGCCGGCGCTACG aCGGCTCGTGGACCTGGCTGCCCAAGCTGTGCAGCCTGCGGGAGCTGGGCCGGCGGCCGCACAGGCCCTTCGAGGAGGCGGCCGGGAACATGGTGCACGTGAAGCAGAAACTCTATCACAACGGCCACCCAAGCCCGCGGCACCTCTGA
- the LOC100525876 gene encoding LOW QUALITY PROTEIN: ATPase family AAA domain-containing protein 3 (The sequence of the model RefSeq protein was modified relative to this genomic sequence to represent the inferred CDS: inserted 1 base in 1 codon): MSWLFGIKGPKGEGAGPPLPLPPAQPGAEGXGDRGAGDRPAPKDKWSNFDPTGLERAAKAARELEHSRHAKEALSLAQMQEQTLQLEQQAKLKEYEAAVEQLKSEQIRVQAEERRKTLSEETRQHQARAQYQDKLARQRYEDQLKQQQLLNEENLRKQEESVQKQEALRRATVEREMELRHKNEMLRVEAEARARAKAERENADITREQIRLKAAEHRQTILESIRTAGTLFGEGFRAFVTDWDKVTATVAGLTLLALGVYSAKNATSVAGRYVEARLGKPSLVRETSRITALEALRHPVQVGRRLLSKPQDALEGVVLSPSLEARVRDLAIATRNTRKNRSLYRNVLMYGPPGTGKTLFAKKLALHSGMDYAIMTGGDVAPMGRDGVTAVHKVFDWASTSRRGLLLFVDEADAFLRKRATEKISEDLRAALNAFLHRTGQHSSKFMLVLASNQPEQFDWAINDRIDEIVSFDLPRREERERLVRMYFDKHVLKPATEGKQRLKLAQFDYGKKCSEIAELTEGMSGREISQLAVAWQAMAYASEDGVLTEAMMDARVQDAIQQHRQKMQWLKAEGSQPPVSAWTK, encoded by the exons ATGTCGTGGCTCTTCGGCATCAAGGGCCCCAAGGGCGAAGGCGCTGggccgccgctgccgctgccgcctgCGCAGCCCGGGGCGGAGG GGGGGGACCGCGGCGCAGGGGACCGGCCGGCGCCCAAGGACAAATGGAGCAACTTCGACCCCACGGGCCTGGAGCGCGCGGCCAAAGCGGCGCGCGAGCTGGAGCACTCGC GACACGCCAAGGAGGCCCTCAGTCTGGCACAGATGCAGGAGCAGACGCTGCAGCTGGAGCAGCAGGCCAAGCTCAAG GAGTACGAGGCCGCAGTGGAGCAGCTGAAGAGTGAGCAGATCCGTGTGCAGgctgaggagaggaggaagacgCTGAGCGAGGAGACGCGGCAGCACCAGGCT aggGCCCAGTACCAGGACAAGCTGGCCCGGCAGCGCTACGAGGACCAGCTGAAGCAGCAG CAACTCCTCAACGAGGAGAATCTACGGAAGCAGGAGGAGTCTGTGCAGAAGCAGGAGGCCCTGAGGCGAG CCACCGTGGAGCGGGAGATGGAGCTTCGGCACAAGAACGAGATGCTGCGGGTGGAGGCCGAGGCACGCGCCCGGGCCAAGGCTGAGCGGGAGAACGCCGACATCACCCGAGAGCAGATCCGCCTGAAGGCGGCTGAGCACCGCCAGACCATCCTGGAGTCCATCAG GACGGCCGGCACCCTGTTTGGGGAAGGATTCCGTGCCTTTGTGACAGACTGGGACAAAGTGACAGCCACG GTAGCCGGGCTGACGCTGCTGGCCCTGGGCGTCTATTCTGCCAAAAACGCCACGTCTGTCGCGGGCCGGTACGTGGAGGCGCGGCTGGGGAAGCCCTCCCTGGTGCGGGAGACGTCTCGGATCACGGCGCTGGAGGCGCTACGGCACCCTGTGCAG GTCGGCCGGCGGCTCCTCAGTAAGCCTCAGGACGCGCTGGAGGGCGTTGTGCTCAGT CCCAGCCTGGAGGCCCGCGTGCGGGACCTCGCGATCGCCACCCGGAACACCAGGAAGAACCGGAGTCTGTACCGCAACGTCCTGATGTACGGGCCACCCGGCACCGGGAAGACGCTCTTCGCCAAG AAACTGGCGCTGCACTCGGGCATGGACTACGCCATCATGACGGGCGGGGACGTGGCCCCCATGGGGCGGGACGGTGTCACGGCCGTGCACAAGGTCTTCGACTGGGCCAGCACCAGCCGGCGAGG CCTCCTGCTCTTCGTGGATGAAGCGGACGCCTTTCTCAGGAAGCGAGCCACT GAGAAAATAAGCGAGGACCTCAGGGCCGCCCTGAATGCCTTCCTGCACCGGACGGGCCAGCACAGCAGCAA GTTCATGCTGGTCCTGGCCAGCAACCAGCCTGAGCAGTTTGACTGGGCCATCAACGACCGCATCGACGAGATCGTGAGCTTCGACCTGCCGCGGCGAGAGGAGCGGGAGCGCCTGGTGAGAATGTATTTTGACAAGCATGTTCTTAAGCCAGCCACAGAAGGAAAGCA GCGCTTGAAGCTGGCCCAGTTTGACTATGGGAAGAAGTGCTCGGAGATCGCAGAGCTGACGGAGGGCATGTCCGGCCGGGAGATCTCCCAGCTCGCCGTGGCGTGGCAG GCCATGGCGTACGCCTCCGAGGACGGAGTCCTCACCGAGGCCATGATGGATGCCCGGGTGCAGGATGCCATCCAGCAGCACAGGCAGAAGATGCAGTGGCTGAAGGCCGAGGGGAGCCAACCACCCGTGAGCGCCTGGACCAAGTGA
- the TMEM240 gene encoding transmembrane protein 240 isoform X1, producing MWGGGGARWGGQAAGPARPGPRGLPCRARRGGGSWRQAQWGKDRAASSPHRGAPEGGARAGRHHVHYVIPYDGDQSVVDASENYFVTDNVTKQEIDLMLGLLLGFCISWFLVWMDGVLHCAVRAWRAGRRYDGSWTWLPKLCSLRELGRRPHRPFEEAAGNMVHVKQKLYHNGHPSPRHL from the exons ATGTGGGGCGGAGGTGGGGCCCGCTGGGGCGGCCAGGCCGCAGGCCCCGCTAGGCCGGGCCCGCGGGGGCTGCCCTGCCGGgcgaggcgggggggggggagctggcgCCAAGCCCAGTGGGGGAAGGACCGAGCGGCCTCCAGCCCCCACAGAGGTGCTCCGGAAGGGGGAGCACGCGCCGGGCG GCACCACGTCCACTACGTGATCCCGTACGACGGGGACCAGTCTGTGGTGGACGCCTCGGAGAACTACTTCGTGACAGACAACGTCACCAAGCAGGAGATCGACCTCatgctggggctgctgctgggcTTCTGCATCAGCTGGTTCCTGGTGTGGATGGATGGCGTCCTGCACTGCGCGGTGCGCGCCTGGAGGGCCGGCCGGCGCTACG aCGGCTCGTGGACCTGGCTGCCCAAGCTGTGCAGCCTGCGGGAGCTGGGCCGGCGGCCGCACAGGCCCTTCGAGGAGGCGGCCGGGAACATGGTGCACGTGAAGCAGAAACTCTATCACAACGGCCACCCAAGCCCGCGGCACCTCTGA